One part of the Dysidea avara chromosome 10, odDysAvar1.4, whole genome shotgun sequence genome encodes these proteins:
- the LOC136237012 gene encoding lipid droplet-regulating VLDL assembly factor AUP1-like isoform X1, which translates to MADRGSELQELNKALNRTRLKYESWLTYFAIFYVPIGLLLLLLRLCIGVQVLLLLLLVPDRFPWKRGMLRVMFTTLGIVVSCDHKGHNPNAKVLVANKVSRLDHMIFHLVINCLSVYPSSDQLLTPTLLPYQLLVAKDDETCQREVTKVTNSLQIIAQPEATPTNGSHALLKYRMWPFVLDKQVQPVVIETQRPLNVAGLNITTVTTYSPVMDLLSCMYCPVTVFRVRFLPVISCHYDESVEQFTIRTQQVVGSTLHLTCTQLDGTDVDRWIRPSATKTTTTNNVPFIPISHFNKMLPQDPQLEVMLSQVRDVLPHISDHVIRRDLMLTRDVDKTITNVLEGKIQFNEEPDFPQATTSSAKPDFSNLSFPERKAAFLEEARRRFILKHGHS; encoded by the exons ATGGCTGATAGAGGTAGTGAACTCCAGGAATTAAATAAAGCGTTAAATAGGACGAG ATTAAAATATGAGTCTTGGTTGACGTATTTTGCAATATTTTACGTGCCAATCGGATTACTTCTACTCCTCTTGAGATTATGCATAGGTGTACAGGTCCTATTATTGTTACTGTTGGTACCTGACAGATTTCCATGGAAGAG GGGAATGCTCAGGGTAATGTTCACTACTCTTGGgatagttgtatcatgtgatcataAGGGACACAACCCTAATGCAAAG GTTTTAGTAGCTAATAAGGTATCTCGTTTGGATCATATGATCTTTCATCTTGTCATTAATTGCCTCAGT GTATATCCTTCATCAGATCAACTGCTCACACCTACCTTGTTACCATACCAATTGTTGGTTGCTAAGGACGATGAAACCTGCCAAAGAGAGGTTACCAAAGTTACCAATTCTCTTCAAATCATTGCTCAGCCagaagccacacccactaatggATCACATGCACTATTGAAATATAG GATGTGGCCATTTGTACTGGACAAGCAAGTTCAGCCAGTTGTCATAGAAACACAGAGACCCTTAAATGTTGCGGGTTTAAATATT ACTACAGTTACCACATATTCACCAGTGATGGACTTACTCTCATGTATGTACTGTCCTGTAACAGTGTTTAGAGTAAG GTTTCTGCCAGTAATCAGTTGTCATTACGATGAGAGTGTGGAACAGTTCACTATTAGAACCCAACAG GTAGTTGGCAGTACATTACACTTGACATGTACTCAATTGGATGGCACTGATGTGGATAGATGGATTAGACCAT CTGCTACAAAGACGACAACAACTAACAATGTACCTTTCATCCCAATTTCACACTTCAACAAGATGCTACCACAG GATCCCCAGTTGGAGGTAATGTTATCACAAGTGAGAGATGTTCTGCCTCACATTTCTGATCATGTGATACGTCGTGACTTGA TGCTCACCAGAGATGTGGACAAAACAATTACTAATGTTTTGGAGGGAAAAATTCAGTTTAATGAGGAACCCGAT TTTCCGCAAGCTACTACCAGCTCTGCTAAACCTGACTTTAGCAACTTGTCATTTCCAGAAAGAAAGGCAGCATTCTTAGAAGAAGCTAGAAG GCGGTTTATTTTAAAGCACGGACATTCATGA
- the LOC136237012 gene encoding lipid droplet-regulating VLDL assembly factor AUP1-like isoform X2, translating into MADRGSELQELNKALNRTRLKYESWLTYFAIFYVPIGLLLLLLRLCIGVQVLLLLLLVPDRFPWKRGMLRVMFTTLGIVVSCDHKGHNPNAKVYPSSDQLLTPTLLPYQLLVAKDDETCQREVTKVTNSLQIIAQPEATPTNGSHALLKYRMWPFVLDKQVQPVVIETQRPLNVAGLNITTVTTYSPVMDLLSCMYCPVTVFRVRFLPVISCHYDESVEQFTIRTQQVVGSTLHLTCTQLDGTDVDRWIRPSATKTTTTNNVPFIPISHFNKMLPQDPQLEVMLSQVRDVLPHISDHVIRRDLMLTRDVDKTITNVLEGKIQFNEEPDFPQATTSSAKPDFSNLSFPERKAAFLEEARRRFILKHGHS; encoded by the exons ATGGCTGATAGAGGTAGTGAACTCCAGGAATTAAATAAAGCGTTAAATAGGACGAG ATTAAAATATGAGTCTTGGTTGACGTATTTTGCAATATTTTACGTGCCAATCGGATTACTTCTACTCCTCTTGAGATTATGCATAGGTGTACAGGTCCTATTATTGTTACTGTTGGTACCTGACAGATTTCCATGGAAGAG GGGAATGCTCAGGGTAATGTTCACTACTCTTGGgatagttgtatcatgtgatcataAGGGACACAACCCTAATGCAAAG GTATATCCTTCATCAGATCAACTGCTCACACCTACCTTGTTACCATACCAATTGTTGGTTGCTAAGGACGATGAAACCTGCCAAAGAGAGGTTACCAAAGTTACCAATTCTCTTCAAATCATTGCTCAGCCagaagccacacccactaatggATCACATGCACTATTGAAATATAG GATGTGGCCATTTGTACTGGACAAGCAAGTTCAGCCAGTTGTCATAGAAACACAGAGACCCTTAAATGTTGCGGGTTTAAATATT ACTACAGTTACCACATATTCACCAGTGATGGACTTACTCTCATGTATGTACTGTCCTGTAACAGTGTTTAGAGTAAG GTTTCTGCCAGTAATCAGTTGTCATTACGATGAGAGTGTGGAACAGTTCACTATTAGAACCCAACAG GTAGTTGGCAGTACATTACACTTGACATGTACTCAATTGGATGGCACTGATGTGGATAGATGGATTAGACCAT CTGCTACAAAGACGACAACAACTAACAATGTACCTTTCATCCCAATTTCACACTTCAACAAGATGCTACCACAG GATCCCCAGTTGGAGGTAATGTTATCACAAGTGAGAGATGTTCTGCCTCACATTTCTGATCATGTGATACGTCGTGACTTGA TGCTCACCAGAGATGTGGACAAAACAATTACTAATGTTTTGGAGGGAAAAATTCAGTTTAATGAGGAACCCGAT TTTCCGCAAGCTACTACCAGCTCTGCTAAACCTGACTTTAGCAACTTGTCATTTCCAGAAAGAAAGGCAGCATTCTTAGAAGAAGCTAGAAG GCGGTTTATTTTAAAGCACGGACATTCATGA